CGAATTTGTAATGGTTAAAAGGGATGAAGTAAAGTATATGGATGTTTCCCCTAATCAGTTAGTAAGTGTATCTTCTTCTCTTATTCCATTTTTAGAACATGATGATGCAAACAGAGCTCTTATGGGTTCTAATATGCAAAGGCAAGCTGTGCCTCTCTTAAGGACAGAAGCACCTTTTGTTGGGACAGGTATGGAAAAAATAGTAGCAAGAGATTGTGGTGTGTGTATTTTAGCAGAAGCTGATGGTATTGTAGAAGAAGTAGATGCATCACATATTGTTATCCGTTATATGGATGAAAATAGGCCATTGCATGAATTAGTTAAAGTATACGAATTAAATAAGTTTAAACGTAGCAATCAAAATACCTGTTTTAATCAAAGACCATTAGTAAAGCCAGGACAACGTATCCGTAAAGGGCAAGTAATTGCTGATGGTGCAGCTACTGATAGAGGTGAGTTAGCTTTAGGTAGAAATGTGCTTGTAGCATTTATGCCATGGGCAGGTTATAATTTTGAAGATGCTATTGTTATTAGTGAAAGATTAGTACGAGATGATGTTTATACTTCCATTCATATTGAAGAGTTTGAAGTAGTAGCACGTGAAACGAAACTTGGTCCAGAAGAAATTACAAGAGATATACCAAATGTAGGAGAAGAAGCATTAAAAAATTTAGATGAAAGTGGAGTTATCCGCATTGGTGCTGAAGTAAAACCAGGTGATATTTTAGTAGGGAAAATTACCCCAAAGGGGGAAACACAGTATTCTCCTGAAGAAAAATTATTAAGGGCTATCTTTGGTGAAAAGGCAAGTGATGTAAAAGACTCTTCTCTTAGGGTGCCACCAGGAATAGAGGGCATTGTTATTGATGCTCAAGTATTTTCTCGCAAAGGTGAGAAGGAGAAGGATCCAAGAAGGATTTGGATTGAAGAGCAAGAGATTAAAAAGCTTACTAGGGATCGTGATGCAGAGATTAGAATACTTAAGAAAGTAGTAGATGAAGAATTGGGTAAATTACTTTTAGGGAAAAAAGTAGTACATGATTTTAAAGATGCTAGTGGTGAAATAATTTTAGAAAAAGGAGAAGAAATTACACCAGAAATTTTAAAATTGCCTTTGCGTAAATTAAAAGAACTTAGATTAGAAGACGAGGAGATAGAGAGGAAAGTAAATAATTTGATAGATAATTTCTTTGAAGAAGTAGATAAGATTAGAAGTAAATATGAAAAAAGAATTGATAAAATAAAGCAAGGTGATGAATTGCCACCTGGTGTTATTAAGATGGTGAAAGTATATGTGGCAATGAAGAGAAAAATCTCTGTTGGTGATAAGATGGCTGGTAGACATGGAAATAAAGGGGTGGTTTCAAAAATTGTGCCTTTAGAAGATATGCCTTATCTTGCAGATGGAACACCTGTAGATATTGTGTTAAATCCTTTAGGTGTACCTTCTAGAATGAATGTTGGTCAGATTTTAGAAACCCATTTGGGTTGGGCTTGTAAAGAATTAGGAAGAAAATTAAGAGAATTGATAGAAACAATCCAAAAACCTGAAGTTATTCGTGCTTGGCTTAAAGAGCTTTATCCACCAGAACAATATGAAGAATATTTTGCTCATTTGGATGATGAGGAGTTAATAGAGAAATTAAAATCATTCGGAGATGGTATTCCAGTAGCTTCACCTGTATTTGATGGTGCAAAGGAGGATGAAATCAAAGAATGGCTTAGGAAAGCAGGATTGCCAGAAACTGGACGGACAATACTTTATGATGGACGCACTGGTGAACCATTTGATCAAGAAATAACTGTTGGTATTATTTATATGATGAAGTTACATCACCTTGTAGATGACAAAATTCATGCTCGTTCTATTGGTCCATATTCCCTTATCACACAGCAACCTTTAGGAGGAAAGGCACAATTTGGTGGACAGAGGTTGGGTGAGATGGAAGTATGGGCACTTGAAGCTTATGGTGCTGCTTATACTTTACAGGAAATGCTTACAGTGAAATCAGATGATGTAGCTGGACGTACACGCATGTATGAAAAAATTGTTAAAGGTGATAATACATTAGAAGTGGGCCTGCCTGAATCATTTAATGTATTGGTAAAAGAATTGCAGGCCCTTTGTTTAAATGTAGAATTATTAACTTCAAATAAGGGGGCGAAGGTAAAATGACATTAGAAGACCTTTATAATCTTTTTTCAAAACCAATGGACCCTGCTGATATCAAAGGGATAAGAATTTCTCTAGCCTCTCCAGAAAAGATCAGAGAATGGTCTCATGGAGAGGTAAAAAAGCCAGAAACAATCAATTATAGAACTTTTAAACCTGAAAAAGATGGGCTCTTTTGTGCTCGGATATTTGGTCCAGTAAAGGACTATGAATGTCTTTGTGGTAAATATCGGCGGATGAAACACAGAGGAATTGTATGTGAAAGGTGTGGAGTGGAGGTAATTTCTTCTAAAGTAAGGCGAGAACGCATGGGACATATTGAGCTTGCTTCTCCTGTAGCTCATATTTGGTTTGTAAAAAGTGTACCTAGCAAAATAGGAAACCTGCTTGATTTAACTGTTAGAGATTTAGAAAGAGTAATCTATTTTGAATCCTTTATTGTCATTGACCCTAAAGACACACCGCTTAAAAAATGCCAAATTTTATCAGAAGAGCAATATCAGGAAGCTAGAGCAAAATATGGCAATAATTTTAAAGCAGGTATGGGGGCAGAGGCGATTAGGGAATTGCTA
This genomic stretch from Candidatus Desulfofervidus auxilii harbors:
- the rpoB gene encoding DNA-directed RNA polymerase subunit beta; this translates as MNSLVPQTRLRRRFGRIKQILDIPYLLELQKKSYAQFLQKDVPPEKRKDVGMQAVFKEIFPITDYAGRVALEFIKYEIGEPRYDEDECARQGMTYEAPVRLTVRLVVYDIDKETGQKSIRDIKEQEVYFGTVPLMTSRGTFIINGTERVVVSQLHRSPGIFFELDKAMRHVRGKLLYTARIIPLRGSWLDFEFDNRARLYVRIDRRRKFPVTLFLKALGYTGEEILNSYYPSQKIRYRDGFFYIELVPDFLLGSRLTENLVHPETGEVLIPAHTRITRIHLKQLENLNIKDIPLTEEELKTKILAKDLRDPATGEIIAHHNEMLTDEIIQKIKEKEIKEFEVLFIDEYRYDSSLRDTLLEDKVQTEEDALFEIYRKMRPTSPPTVEIAREFIRNLFFNPEYYDLSRVGRFKLNLRLGLDVPLTQCTLRREDILEAVKKLLELKATQGPPDDIDHLGNRRVRAVGELVENQFRIGLVRMERAIKERMALQDIDTLMPYDLVNSKPVTTALKEFFGTSQLSQFMDQTNPLSEITHKRRLSALGPGGLSRERAGFEVRDVHPSHYGRICPIETPEGPNIGLIVSLGTYARVNEFGFIETPYRVVKNGRVTDEIKYLTALEEGNNPIAQANAPIDKDGRFINEIVSARIRGEFVMVKRDEVKYMDVSPNQLVSVSSSLIPFLEHDDANRALMGSNMQRQAVPLLRTEAPFVGTGMEKIVARDCGVCILAEADGIVEEVDASHIVIRYMDENRPLHELVKVYELNKFKRSNQNTCFNQRPLVKPGQRIRKGQVIADGAATDRGELALGRNVLVAFMPWAGYNFEDAIVISERLVRDDVYTSIHIEEFEVVARETKLGPEEITRDIPNVGEEALKNLDESGVIRIGAEVKPGDILVGKITPKGETQYSPEEKLLRAIFGEKASDVKDSSLRVPPGIEGIVIDAQVFSRKGEKEKDPRRIWIEEQEIKKLTRDRDAEIRILKKVVDEELGKLLLGKKVVHDFKDASGEIILEKGEEITPEILKLPLRKLKELRLEDEEIERKVNNLIDNFFEEVDKIRSKYEKRIDKIKQGDELPPGVIKMVKVYVAMKRKISVGDKMAGRHGNKGVVSKIVPLEDMPYLADGTPVDIVLNPLGVPSRMNVGQILETHLGWACKELGRKLRELIETIQKPEVIRAWLKELYPPEQYEEYFAHLDDEELIEKLKSFGDGIPVASPVFDGAKEDEIKEWLRKAGLPETGRTILYDGRTGEPFDQEITVGIIYMMKLHHLVDDKIHARSIGPYSLITQQPLGGKAQFGGQRLGEMEVWALEAYGAAYTLQEMLTVKSDDVAGRTRMYEKIVKGDNTLEVGLPESFNVLVKELQALCLNVELLTSNKGAKVK